A genomic region of Fusarium oxysporum Fo47 chromosome VI, complete sequence contains the following coding sequences:
- a CDS encoding beta-lactamase/transpeptidase-like protein: MLKLRNLIASLTIGYFTFRGVTAQLNGYGFAALPDKPVTPETLWYTASTTKAQTSPTLAHLIDSGEYPALANGWSTTISTIIHDDFVLQDLKPSRKILSTTLRNLPLTTEPWVKYSYTNLMYATISHVIKIITGKWLRDVLKELIWVPLDMDSTLFDLQDASHAPNQLASGYYWDIKEGKYGEAPFINVTELSGAGAIFSNVLDFAKWVKCLLHEAAPFFKEVHRDIKSSRMIEPTQLDEPSDMVTYGLGWHHSLFKGHAIYTHSGGVHTYGAQVYWLPSIRYGVVAFANTALTSNAVEEILACNLMQDRLKIPENERSDVKSKCKKMMKELDPPADEAVDILYPERPQPPLPPTLNITELEGISYDPGYGRITLREDPHPGGSGEKVFVADRHDMTWKHQMRLHHVSGDYWTIYLPVLENPGYIVEFVAGEFKIGSNGKVAGLQGGTNRQLLAVISCNAAC, from the exons ATGCTAAAGCTTCGGAACCTCATCGCAAGCCTCACGATAGGGTACTTCACCTTCAGGGGTGTAACTGCCCAGTTAAAC GGATACGGATTTGCGGCATTGCCTGATAAGCCAGTCACACCGGAAACGCTTTGGTACACCGCTTCGACTACAAAGGCACAGACGTCCCCTACTCTAGCCCACCTGATCGACTCTGGAGAGTACCCGGCTCTCGCCAACGGTTGGTCGACGACAATCTCCACAATCATTCATGACGATTTCGTGCTTCAGGACTT AAAGCCAAGTCGAAAGATATTGTCCACAACTTTAAGGAATCTACCTTTAACCACCGAACCATGGGTCAAGTACTCTTATACGAATTTGATGTATGCCACAATCTCACATGTTATTAAGATTATCACAGGCAAATGGCTTAGAGACGTGCTGAAAGAGCTGATCTGGGTGCCGCTGGATATGGACTCAACCCTTTTCGATCTCCAAGACGCAAGCCATGCCCCTAATCAACTTGCTTCGGGTTACTATTGGGACATAAAGGAAGGAAAATACGGTGAGGCTCCTTTCATAAACGTTACTGAGCTCAGCGGCGCCGGGGCAATTTTCTCAAATGTCCTCGACTTCGCTAAGTGGGTAAAATGCCTACTTCACGAGGCAGCTCCATTCTTCAAAGAGGTACACAGAGATATAAAGTCTTCAAGAATGATTGAACCCACGCAGCTGGATGAACCCAGCGACATGGTGACATATGGACTCGGCTGGCACCACAGCCTCTTTAAGGGGCATGCTATATATACTCACAGCGGAGGGGTGCACACCTATGGAGCCCAAGTCTATTGGTTGCCTAGTATCAGGTATGGCGTCGTTGCGTTCGCGAACACGGCCCTTACTTCAAATGCCGTGGAGGAAATCCTGGCATGTAACTTGATGCAGGACCGACTTAAAATCCCAGAGAACGAGCGTTCTGATGTCAAGTCTAA ATGTAaaaagatgatgaaggagctAGACCCTCCTGCAgatgaggctgttgatattCTCTACCCTGAGCGTCCTCAGCCGCCGTTGCCGCCTACTCTGAACATTACGGAGTTGGAGGGCATATCCTACGACCCAGGGTATGGACGGATTACGTTACGGGAAGACCCTCACCCTGGTGGATCAGGTGAGAAAGTTTTTGTCGCAGACCGCCACGACATGACGTGGAAGCACCAGATGAGGCTGCATCACGTTTCCGGTGACTATTGGACTATCTACCTGCCTGTTTTGGAGAATCCAGGGTATATAGTCGAGTTCGTGGCTGGGGAGTTCAAGATCGGGAGTAATGGAAAGGTGGCTGGACTGCAGGGGGGAACGAATAGGCAATTATTGGCTGTTATTAGCTGTAACGCGGCATGTTGA